Proteins from a genomic interval of Candidatus Omnitrophota bacterium:
- a CDS encoding carbohydrate porin, protein MRKCFVLICCISFVLSFIKPAFASEEELMAEIKVLKAKLADMDELKARVTELEKQVNEQKHTLIQQEGTVTEVKKSLIDYKPGEGLKLKPYGLNIQAGATFVLQGTPDANNAGGREKSRFDASWSSDIFIEKEFDDWGLALIHLEPGQGDTVEPELSVYSNVNRDTNDTGADVPVTELWYEHYLFNKQIAFTFGKLDPANYVDQNEYAFDETTQFLGRIFRNSPAIEWPDDNTLGSRLILAPAEMPYMSLEAAYFDADNDWEQVFNDPFVSVQLNLKPYSIFDADSEQWDGNYRLYWWINCRDHSKLVAAGKPDTDEAERINTGFGLSCDQMLTDEFGIFGRFGWQRPDVEIVSTNPNAAPVEFSWSGGLQMTGKRWNRPDDVLACAVGQLFPSKEYKDAGHGGSAEGHLELYYKLQILKYLALTPDFQLVWNPRGVDETDPIFVYGLRGQVDF, encoded by the coding sequence ATGAGAAAATGTTTTGTTTTAATATGTTGCATTTCATTTGTGTTATCTTTTATAAAACCGGCGTTCGCGAGCGAAGAGGAACTTATGGCCGAAATCAAAGTCCTTAAGGCAAAACTCGCGGATATGGACGAGCTTAAAGCGCGCGTTACCGAGCTGGAAAAACAGGTAAACGAACAAAAACATACTCTGATACAGCAGGAAGGAACCGTAACCGAAGTTAAAAAATCGCTTATAGATTATAAGCCGGGAGAAGGACTGAAACTTAAGCCGTATGGGCTTAATATACAGGCAGGGGCCACATTTGTATTACAGGGAACGCCCGACGCCAATAATGCCGGAGGCAGGGAGAAGTCACGGTTTGACGCCTCCTGGTCAAGTGACATTTTCATAGAAAAAGAATTTGACGACTGGGGACTTGCGTTAATCCACCTTGAGCCTGGGCAGGGCGATACTGTAGAGCCGGAATTATCAGTTTATAGCAATGTTAACCGGGATACAAACGATACAGGCGCCGATGTTCCGGTAACGGAACTATGGTATGAACACTATCTTTTCAATAAGCAAATAGCGTTTACATTTGGTAAGCTCGATCCGGCGAATTATGTGGACCAAAACGAATACGCGTTTGACGAAACTACCCAATTTTTGGGCCGCATATTCAGAAACTCACCCGCAATAGAATGGCCGGACGACAATACCCTGGGAAGCCGCTTGATTCTAGCGCCGGCCGAGATGCCGTATATGTCGCTCGAAGCTGCATACTTTGATGCCGATAATGACTGGGAGCAGGTATTCAACGACCCGTTTGTTTCGGTGCAGCTTAATCTTAAACCATACAGCATTTTTGACGCCGATTCCGAACAATGGGACGGTAATTACAGGTTATATTGGTGGATAAACTGCCGCGACCATTCTAAACTTGTGGCGGCAGGCAAGCCAGATACGGATGAGGCGGAAAGGATAAATACCGGTTTTGGATTAAGCTGCGACCAAATGCTTACCGATGAGTTTGGGATATTCGGCAGATTTGGCTGGCAGAGGCCGGATGTGGAAATCGTTAGCACCAACCCTAACGCAGCGCCTGTAGAGTTTTCGTGGTCAGGAGGCCTGCAAATGACAGGTAAGCGCTGGAATAGGCCCGATGACGTACTTGCTTGCGCGGTTGGCCAGTTATTTCCAAGCAAAGAATATAAGGACGCAGGCCACGGCGGCTCGGCGGAGGGGCATTTGGAGTTATATTATAAACTTCAAATCCTGAAATATCTCGCCCTTACGCCTGATTTTCAGCTTGTATGGAATCCGCGCGGTGTTGATGAAACTGATCCTATATTTGTATATGGCTTAAGAGGACAAGTGGATTTTTAA
- the cbiM gene encoding cobalt transporter CbiM: MHIPDGYLGPATSGVFYAVMIPIWITASNIMKKTLKAAQVPLLGIGAAFTFVIMMINIPIPGGTTGHAVGGALVAIILGPWAACIAVTVALVIQALLFGDGGITAIGANCFNMAFIMPFTAYYIYKMIGGNSPFGSNRRVIAAGIAGYVSLNIAAFFAAIQFGIQPLLHHTSTGQALYCPYGLNVTIPAMVGEHLFIFGWVEAVVTALAVKYIQKQDPSLIRA, from the coding sequence ATGCATATTCCGGATGGATATTTAGGGCCCGCGACAAGCGGCGTATTTTACGCCGTAATGATCCCGATTTGGATAACGGCGTCTAATATTATGAAAAAGACGCTTAAGGCTGCTCAGGTGCCGCTGCTTGGCATAGGCGCGGCATTTACTTTTGTGATAATGATGATAAATATTCCGATCCCCGGAGGTACAACAGGACACGCAGTAGGAGGGGCGCTTGTAGCGATAATACTGGGCCCGTGGGCCGCGTGTATCGCAGTTACTGTGGCGCTTGTGATACAGGCACTCTTATTCGGCGACGGAGGCATTACGGCGATAGGAGCAAATTGTTTTAATATGGCGTTTATCATGCCGTTTACCGCATATTATATCTATAAGATGATTGGCGGAAATTCGCCCTTCGGCTCCAATCGTCGTGTAATCGCCGCGGGAATAGCGGGATATGTCTCCTTAAATATCGCGGCGTTTTTTGCCGCGATCCAGTTTGGGATACAACCGCTTTTGCATCATACCTCCACCGGCCAGGCGCTGTACTGCCCTTACGGGCTGAATGTCACTATTCCCGCTATGGTCGGGGAGCATCTCTTTATATTCGGATGGGTCGAGGCGGTTGTGACCGCATTAGCCGTGAAATACATCCAAAAACAGGACCCGTCTTTAATAAGGGCATAG
- a CDS encoding PDGLE domain-containing protein yields MNVTKKLWIGLLILIVLSPIGLLLPEHFKAGAAWGEWGIDEIKELVGYIPQRLEKLAGIWNAPIPDYAFKGWEGKGLGGLSIAYIISAIIGIVTAALIIMLIGKILMKK; encoded by the coding sequence ATGAACGTTACCAAAAAGTTATGGATCGGGCTTTTGATACTCATCGTTCTCTCGCCGATCGGGCTTCTTCTGCCGGAACATTTCAAAGCAGGCGCCGCATGGGGTGAATGGGGGATTGATGAGATAAAGGAACTTGTCGGCTATATACCTCAGAGGTTGGAAAAGCTCGCGGGCATCTGGAATGCCCCTATTCCTGATTACGCGTTTAAAGGGTGGGAGGGGAAAGGATTAGGCGGTTTAAGCATAGCATACATCATTTCAGCAATAATAGGAATAGTTACCGCTGCCCTTATCATTATGCTGATCGGCAAAATTCTTATGAAGAAATGA
- the nikR gene encoding nickel-responsive transcriptional regulator NikR: MGISRFGISLDKVLLDKFDRLIKEKNYTNRSEAFRDLIRQELVKKEWLEGKEIAGAITLIYDHHKRELVNKLMDIQHDYQKLIISTQHIHLDHDNCLEIIAVKGVPREAQKLTDILKSVKGVKHSALSMSSTGKNI, from the coding sequence ATGGGAATATCCCGGTTTGGTATTTCATTAGACAAGGTGCTGTTGGATAAATTTGACCGCCTTATTAAGGAGAAGAATTATACCAACCGCTCCGAAGCGTTCAGGGATTTAATCCGACAGGAGCTCGTAAAAAAAGAGTGGCTGGAAGGTAAAGAGATTGCCGGCGCAATTACGCTTATCTACGATCATCATAAAAGGGAACTAGTAAATAAGCTCATGGATATACAGCACGATTATCAGAAGCTGATTATTTCTACCCAGCACATACATTTGGATCATGATAATTGCTTAGAGATAATCGCAGTAAAAGGCGTTCCTCGCGAAGCGCAGAAACTGACGGATATTTTAAAATCGGTAAAAGGCGTAAAACACAGCGCCTTAAGCATGTCAAGTACAGGCAAAAATATTTAG